The region GTTCACGACACTTAACCGTTATAGATACGTCTTTACATCTGGGTTTCACATGATTGCAAGTCCTCCCCGCACAGTTCGCATTGGTTCCCGCAAAAGCCAGCTTGCTCTGGTTCAGACCCATTGGGTGCGTGATCAGCTTCAACATCACTATCCCGATCGCCACTTTGATATCTCTACGATGAGCACCCAGGGCGACAAGATTCTAGACGTAGCCCTAGCCAAAATCGGCGATAAGGGGCTGTTCACCAAAGAGCTAGAAGTGGGGATGCTCAACGGGGATATTGACTTTGCTGTCCATTCCCTTAAGGACTTGCCCACCAACCTGCCGGGCG is a window of Candidatus Obscuribacterales bacterium DNA encoding:
- the hemC gene encoding hydroxymethylbilane synthase — translated: MIASPPRTVRIGSRKSQLALVQTHWVRDQLQHHYPDRHFDISTMSTQGDKILDVALAKIGDKGLFTKELEVGMLNGDIDFAVHSLKDLPTNLPGGLILGCVTERENPADALVVHENHKDKQLDTLPEGAVVGTSSLRRLAQLRYHYPHLVFKDIRGNLNTRLQKLDD